The stretch of DNA gatccattttgtcatttaacaaaacacagggtccaattgacaacttttgcaaaacagagggtccaaaatggtatttacccattaaaatataacaattaaatataaaaaaaaaatattagtggtCGGTCTagacgggttaacccgaccaaatcGATCAATTTCATTGTACCGAGTGCACTTAAATTTTTGTAACACGATCATTACATTGAGTTAAATAAAATGTATCATAAACCGTCCAAACCAACCGAAATAAAGCTCCTAAACCTTTCTAATAAAGTGCTCTTACTATGGGGTCCGTGTCCAAAAACATTTATTCTAGGCCTTTTATTTGATtggattatatatttttttatttaataaataaaaactttaatgAAGGACAGCTCATACAATATCAAacccttctcttctcttctcttctacctCTAAATTTCTTCCCCAATTCTCATTCAGTCAATCTCTCTCACTGGGGCTACCCCTACCCTAGGATCGACCTTACCTAGTCTTCGCCACAGACGAGATCAACAACGCCGGAGGACCTTCCCTCCACGCAGGTAAGGTAAGGTtgttttatttcttttcttctAATTTCGCTTTAAAAGCCTTATCGGACAATGTATGGATCTCTTTCATTGTTTATCGGCCTTGTAATGTCTGCAAGTAACGATATTTGTGAATGGGTTTTAGTTTTTCCGTTATTGCATTGATTCAAAGTCATGATAGGGACTGAAGTGAACTACTCTCCAACTCTATTTTTAGTCTAACAAATTTTCTAGttaattattaatgtgtaaGAATCTGTTAAGCTTATTATAATAATTGATTAAGTTTATGTGAAAGAGTTGAATTTAATTTTGTCTTGTTGTCTTCTTGGTCAAATCTATCAACTTCAGTCCAACAACAGTCATATATATTTACACTTACACATATTCGTGATCTTGGTCAAATTTGAGAGTGACATATGTTGGTGGTGATGTAATCTTGAAGAGTAATTGATTgggtttttaaaaaataaagcatTGTTTCTTTATGTTTTTGAAGGTGTTTGTGTTTGCATATCTTATTTTGTTGATGTAATCCAATAGTTAAATCTTAGGGTTTTATGCATTTCTATCTAAGGGGGGTTAGATTTTAGCGTTTTGAATTTTCTAGTGTCTACAGCTCCGTATGTTTCTTgtatgatttttcttttttaaaatcattTCTCTTATTCTATTAGTTTCTAACTGTTAGAGAGAATTGCAGTGATTGATTGGTTTCTTTATTCTGTGGATTTGAAAGATGCAGAAATTGGGCGATTTTAAGCTACCTCACTTCTTCAATTACCCACCTTACTTCACGTAatcttcttttctctttcttaattattattttccacTGGTTTTTAAGTGTAATTATCAAGAGAGACCACTTGTAATAAGGAGGGTTAATAATTTAGTTTCTCGTGCTGCTGAACAGACTAGTGCTCTGTTTAGTGCACCACTTCACGTATGTAAATACACACATTAAACAAGAAATACATTACACGGGCTGTGTATGTTTAGATGTTCATCTATATTATGTGTATGGTGTACTGTATTATTTGTGTGCATTCATGCTCGTTTGCTGAATGTGCGTAATAGAAACCTCGAAAGAAAGCATTGTTTATTGTTTGCCAAATATAGGTTGATAGAAAGCTATTAGTTGAACTAGCCTAGTTATTGCAATCGAGTTTCTGCTGTAGTGAAGGGTGTGTGcatttataaaagattctatatTTTTGTATCCCTTTTCTTCAAAGGGACATAAAGTTCGTGTTAAGAAAAGATCTAGTTGCAATTTTTGTCTTCTTTCTTACATTGTAACTTCCTTTTCTTCATGATATGTTTCTTGCAATTTTCATGATTATTAGGCTTCTTGCAAAAGCCAcgattttgtttgtttgttttgttttcctttattttgtggTGGCTCATTTTGTCATATAGATAATTTCTTTTCGTTTCTCCTGTTTATTTTTTATCCCTTTTCTTCAAAGAGAGGTATTTGATCAAAAGACATAAAGTTAGTGCTAAGGAAAGATCTATTTGCAATTTTTGTCTTCTTTCTTACATTCTAATTTCCTTTTCGTCATGTTTTGTTTCTTCCAATTATCATGATCATTAGGCTTCTTGCAAAAGTCAcaattttgtttgtttgttttttcgtTTTCCTTCATTTTCCAGTGGCTCATTTTGTCATATAGATAAATTGTTTTCTTTTCTCCAGTTTGCAGCCAGTAAGGGAAATCTGTGAAAAGAAAATACAGCTTGGGAAGGAACTTATTCTAGAGTACTGTAGATTCCAAAAGATAACCGTGAATGGATTGGGGGAAGATTTTCCTTAATTCTCAAATGCTGTAACCAAAGTAAGTGATATCTTTTTCTTGGTTGTTAGTGAATGGTTAAATTTCACAATTTAAGAAGCATAAGCTCTCTAGGTAGTTTTGGAATGACAAAAGTGGGGAAAGTTAATGTGATGAATTGCTTTGGGATTGATAGTTTTGACAGCATTTTCCAATTGTTGGAATAGAAAATCAAATCTTTAATCTGTCTCACGGAAAAAAAGGCTTTTTGTTTCAATTGAAATGATTATTTTTCTCTGCAATGTGTTTTGACTTACTGCCTCCAACCTCTTAACATCTAATTCTGATAGTTCAGGATTTCTTAGTCATGAAGCCGGGGAAGCGTTCCTCGCAGCTTTAGTTTCAGAAGGttcctttttttctctcttcatcttattTCTTATTAGTCtccctccctctctctctctccatctctctctctatatataatatatatactttatatatatatatgtaaaaatattTGGTGCCCTTTTTGCTTTTAACAGGACGTGTAGAATGGTCAGATAAAGGACATAGGAAGTGAAGTGTCTTATTCTCTGGTGAAGGTGGTTGCCACTACCCATTCAATCGAAGACTTTGATCTGGTGAAGGCtgatatataaatacatacatatgtacatatatatttttttatagactTGGTAGTTGACCATTTGGGCATTCTTATCTGGAACTTGAGAAGGTCAAATTAAAGAGTGGTGTTTTGCTGACTTTCTACAATCCCAAGCATCAATGAGGCTTCTTGGAAGTCTCATGATGCTTTTACTTCTGATATGCTTTTTATGGCTGTCAGATCTCAATGCTCAATCCATTCCCGAGTCTTCAGGAAGCCGTGCTGAAGCTCTAGATTCACTTCTCCAAGATTATGCTTACAGGGCTCTTGTTCGTCCAAAGACTGGAACTGTCTATGATGGTAATGTTCCGACCAATTTAACAGGCATAAAGATATCGGCATTGAGGCTCAGAAGCGGTAGCTTATACAGAAAAGGAGTTAAGTACAAAGAGTTCAATATTCCTCCGGGTGTCTTTGAGACTCCATATGTAAAGAGGCTTGTTTTGGTGTACCAAAACTTGGGCAATCGGTCTTCCACCTTCTACAATTTATCGGGTTATAGCTACTTAACTCCAGTACTGGGTCTTCTTGCTTATGATGGTTCAAACTTAGAAGCCAAGAATTTGCAAGAGTTGGATATCAGAGTAACTGGTAATCCCATATCGATTAGATTCTCAAATGTTTCACCAGCCCCC from Cannabis sativa cultivar Pink pepper isolate KNU-18-1 chromosome 2, ASM2916894v1, whole genome shotgun sequence encodes:
- the LOC115719408 gene encoding uncharacterized protein LOC115719408, yielding MRLLGSLMMLLLLICFLWLSDLNAQSIPESSGSRAEALDSLLQDYAYRALVRPKTGTVYDGNVPTNLTGIKISALRLRSGSLYRKGVKYKEFNIPPGVFETPYVKRLVLVYQNLGNRSSTFYNLSGYSYLTPVLGLLAYDGSNLEAKNLQELDIRVTGNPISIRFSNVSPAPSRETAKCVWFDLKGVPTFSNVISDNVCSTVQQGHFSIVTESIAPSPAPTSPVPTPGFQPPSEIPAPKGEENNKGKSNSKVWIIVGSVVGGVALLGLLALLLLWGQKFQQKKKMQQMERAAEVGEALHMTPIGNTKAPAATVTRTQPVLESEYVP